taacaggaagAGCAAAAGAGAATGGTGGGatgtagggacagagagagagagagagattctccagtccactggttcacttctcaaatgctcccaacagacggatctgggccagcccaaagctaggaggcaCAAATTCTATCCTCCTCTCCACATGTGGTACAGGCCCAAACACTAGTGTTAAcgtccactgcctttccagggacattagcagaaagccTGTTCAGAAGTTGACAAGCTTGAACCCCAACCAAGATTCCGCCAGCATCATTAGCAGCGGCTTATGTAGCTATGCAACACTGCAAACCCTGAAATCTCATGTAGAGAAATGCTCTGCCTCATATTGCTTCCAATTTTCCGTTTTCTATAGCTTACCTTTGGGCCTTTTGATCCTATTCTGAGTGACAATAGtcagtctctttctctatatCAGATGGCCCCCAAGGATACATCTCTGGCTCTTGGCATGATCTCCTTGATACTTCATTTTAGCTGGACCTGGGTGGGACTGGTCATCTCAGATGACCACGATGGAATTCAGTTTCTCTCAGACGTTACAGAAGCCATGGAAAGGAACAGAGTATGTGTAGCCTTTCTGGAAATGGTCCCAGTCACTACAGTGTCATACTTCACAAAAGCTTGGTCATATCATCGCCAGATCAGGCAATCATCAGCTGATGTGGTGATCATTTATGGTGATGCTGATTTTCTACTCGGTTTCACTATTAGTATTGACCAAGATTCAATTATATGGAAAGTCTGGATCACAACCTCACAATGGGTTATCAATACTGAAAAGAACAATTTCTTACTTGACACTTTCCACGGGACTCTGATTTTTTCACATCACCATGAGGAGATTTCTGGATTCAAAAATTTTATCGAGACAGCTACCCCTTCCAAATATCCAGAAGACTTTTACCTCGCTGAATTGTGGAATTCTTCTTTTAATTGCTCGATTTCTGAGTCTCACTATGAAACATTAGAGACCTGTCCTCTCAATGCATCTTTGGCCTGGCTGCCTAGGAACATTATGGACATGTCTATGACTGATGGGAGTTACAATGTATACAATGCTGTGTATGCTGTGGCCCAGACCCTTCATGAAATGATGCTTCAACAAGTAGAAATGCAACCAATGTGGAATGTACAAGGACTGACCTTTGCCCCCTGGCAGGTAAGGTCTCCTCCACTGCATGTCAAGTACTAAAGTTAATGCATATTTCATAAGTGGCGTCTGAGCTGCCCTACCAAATCAGTACAGCAATTTTCTCCAGAACACACAAGATTCTGCACTTGTTTCATTCTTAGGACAATCTAGACACGAGTAGAAATgggcatatatttcaaaatacccTCTGGCAAGAGGATGTGATCATGAATCAAGATGTAAACTTTGTGTTTACAAGGACAACATCCATTCTACCTAATGcctccaaagaaaaagaaatactatttATCATGAAGTTATTCCATGAAAACAGACCAATTTCTTTAAGTGTAAACATGCTTCTGAAAACAATAATGCATACTTTATGTCAATGATCTCTTTGAATTCTGCAACCACTTTAGGTACCAATAACATCATCTTACAGATTGTAGTCTGGAATTAACCAGTAATGAAATGAATGTGTGTAGACATCACTCTAGACTTGATTTCTGCTGGATTCCCATGATCGCTGAATACGtggtctttttttgtgtgtttattcttAAATTGAGTGATACTTTATAAACATTATGATACTCAGTACTCCATAGTGGCttctcttttgtttctgtttcattgCATGATTAATTTCAACTTTGTAATAAAGCTTTAACAATGAAAAGTAAACAGTAATTCAAGCTCACTGTCTCAACAATGAAGCACAATTCCTCATAGAATGGTGAACCCCTTTCTTTTAGCTGCACCCCTTTCTGAAAAATATCCAATTCAACAATCCTGCTGGAGACCAAGTGAATATGGATCAGAAAAGAAAACTGGACGCAGAGTATGACATTCTCAACTTTTGGAATTTTCCAGAGGGTCTTGGCTATAAGGTCAAAGTAGGACACTTCTCACCGTATCTTCCAAAAGACTGTCAATTGTCCTTAACAAAGGATATGATAGAGTGGGCCACAGGAATTACACAGGTATGTTAGACCTAATCATAATGCTTTGTTCTAcatataaaagacaaaatataatgtTAATTTTAATGACTCGCATGATTCATTAATGGTCATATATGAAGATGTAACAAACCACTTCCAGTTTAACATATATTCTTATTTACTGATTGGATGAAGAAGAGATAATGAGCAATTTAGATAGTTTTTCAATGTTCTTATATTGGACCTTATAAAATTAATATCACATCCAATAATTTAATAGTGTTTATGCATGTGGGTATATTAATAGTAGAACACTAAAAAACACTACTTTGATGATCATGGGAGTAGGTCAAAGACTGACTAAAAACACACATCTAATTTTCTTCAGATTCCTCACTCTGTATGCAGTGAGAGTTGTAATCCTGGATTCCGGAAATCCCCTCAGGAGGGAAAAGCTTCCTGTTGTTTTGACTGTACCCCCTGCCCAGAGAATGAGATTTCCAATGACACAGGTAATGTGTGCCTTCTGGAGAGACTTCTTccatctcttttatatttttcaacgTCCTTCCAAAGACAAACTAAGGACCTCATAAAGGACTACCGAGaaattcttcttccttccttcagtaATTTAATTGTAACTAatatttccttgaaaaaaaaacagtattagtTCTTTGAACTACATTATTTGATTCACTGTGGGAGATATACTGTACACACTATTGTCTAAAGAAATCCCTTTTCAGTACCTCACGTTATCAAAGTTTCATTTCTATCAGGCAAGTTGACACATTATACTATTTTttggaaaacttttatttgataattataaattttgaaagtacaacttttggattatagcagtttcccccccccccacaaccaccctcccacccacaaaccatcccatctcctactccctctcgcatctcattcttcattaagattcatttttaattatctttatatacagaagatcaacttagtatatactaagtaaagatttcaacagtttgcacccacacaggcacacaaagtataaagtactgttcggagactagttttactgttaattcacatagtacaaggatttaaggacagagatcctacatgggaagtaagtgcacagtgactcctgttgttgatttaacaattgacacttttatttatgacttcagtaaccacccaaggctcttgtcaggagctgccaaggctatggaagcctcttgagttcaaactctgaccttatttagacaaggccacaatcaaagtggaagttctctcccctcttcagagaaaggtacctccttctttgatggcctgttctttccactgggatctcactcacagtgatctttcatttaggtcatttttgtccacagtgtcttggctttccatgcctgagaaactctcatgggctttttagccagattgaatgctttaagggctgattctgagatcagagtgctgtttagtacatttgccattctatgagtctgctgggtatcctgcttcccatgttggatcgttctctcctttttaattctatcaattattattagcaaacactggtcttatttggATACATTATACTATTGATATCAAATTCCCATTCTTTGTGAAGCTACATTTGTATCACATTGAAGACACCCCTAATTTCCCAGTGTTTAGCTTTCTTCTTCACATAGAGCATGTGTTCAGAAAGCTTGTGTCTGGATTAAGAAATTGGTAGATCTTCAACACAAAGGCTAATGATTATACAGAATTCCCTCTGTGGATATGTGTTTCTCCCTGACTCCTAAAACTCGCAGTTGAGTAGGACAGACAGCATACAATGAGATGAACTCAGTGAGGTATCACAGCAGTCCAGTGAAGGTTGCACagagactgatgaaatgaaataagtaaCTGAGTGCACATTCTGCTAAGGCCATCATGGACTTTCACAGAAACAGTAGCACTGGTgttatatcaaataaatgaagggaggaagaaattcTGTTAGGATTATTGGAAATGGCaggataaaagaaatcaaaaatctcTCGAGCCCACATCTGAGTGATCTCAGAATGTTTGTggtgggagccggcgccgtgtgtcacttgattaatcctctgcctgcggcaccggcatcccatatgggtgccagggtctagtcccgtttgctcttcttccagtccagctctctgctgtgccctgggaaggcagtgcagaatgacccaagtgcttgggcccctgcacctggctcctggcttcagatcggcatagctccggccttagtgaccatttaggggatgaaccaatggaaagaagacctctctctctgtctctctctcactgtctaactctatctgtcatataaaaaaatttaaattaaaataaaaattaaaaaaaataaaacaaaatctttgtggaaaagaaaatttgaaactaAGTCAATGAAATCCATTTTTGATGAGATATATGATGACTGGTTGCATTTTTCAAAGCTGAATCCATAGATTAATCCCTTCCCATTATTCTTATGGGGACCAATAAATTCACGGGTGAACACTAGCCATGGCTCAGTCACACTCATTTTCTAGAACTCTTTCATAGACTAGGAAAAAAGAGTGAACTCATTCAATTTATGAGAACAGCTAAGTTCTCCTGCCCACACTTGGAAATTCCATCACTAGGATAGCACTTTACAGGCCTCTGGCCTTCTTAGCTCAATTAACTCCTATCccaaatggagattttttttcagaattttatttcatgGCAAAATCAGATTTACAGGTAATTCACAGCAATGGTTTCTGGAAAGTAATGTAAAAACAATCTCAATTATTGTAGGCTAAGGTAATGAAATTCAACTTTTATTATATGCAAAATGCAAGGTTCTTTAAGAAAGgccatggaaaatggcattaagaaATAGGCTGATTTTGGCAccagaaaaagatgaaatcctaGCACTGGTATTACAAATAGGTGtctaatgaaatttttatttgaaagcattacagaaagtgagggagagacagagagagatcttccatccactagtaaactccccaaatgcccacaatggccaaggatggaccatgccaaaggcaggagtttcttctaggtctccaacgtCGGAGtagtggcccaagcacgtggaatgtattctactgctttcctgggcatagtagcagggagctggatgagaaatggaactCCTGacactcaaactgctgcccataagggatgctggtgttgcagcaggTGGGCTATGGCACAATGCAGTCCCAGGAAATTAGCAAAATTTTAATACTTCTTTGAAAATAAGTCTTCACTAGGAAAATGcctgaaatattttaatcttGTAAGGCTGTTGACAGCACCATAAAACACAAATCACATTTTGTGCCTCAACAGTAGAAGCAAATAGAAGATAATAATGCTCAATATGAGCATTTTTACTAGACAGTATTCTGCAGACCCTGCCTATATAATTTTCagaataaagaaattttgaaaattatcagaacttaaaaaataaaacaggtatTTCATATGATATGCTGTATAGTATAAAACCCAGGTAAATTAATGAAAAGCTGAATGCAGTAGAGCCTGAGTACAACTTAATATCGAAAATCCTATTTCTAAATCCCAACATTATgccattttgaaaagaaattttagaacATGACATTTACTATACCTTATTACTTGTACCTAGGAATAAACCTACTGTAAGCTTTCAGAGActctaagtaaaatttaaaatacttagaaaGTAAAATCTGACATAAGTGATGAGATACTTTCGTGGCTAGAGAGTAGTCAGTGTTAATTTGATCTGCTGACTCAATGCAAATGCAATTCAAATTCCAATATATTTTGTGTTGGAAATAACAACTGGTTAAAAGGTGGGAATGCCTACGATAGCTGATATGAAGTATTGTCATATGTACCTGGATATTCAAAAACTACATGGAAATTCATACAGTAGGGTAATGCATGGCTCTCTATGTGGTTAAGGTACAAAaatgaacatacatttattttaaatccatttttcatgATCTTTTGTGGTGTATTCATGTTTTCACACAATACATTAGATTATCAAACTCACAGCAGTTTCTCAATAACTGCTTGTTCTTTGAATGATTATACCAAGTCAACTGACTTCATAATTGTAATTAGTTTTGTCCTCTGGGTGGGCCTGTTAGTATTCTGTGAGAATAAAAGCCTGTTCTCACTGAAATGCCAAATGCTTGAAAATAAGGAGAAGAAATAACAACATTGTTTACTGCATGTTCAGGAAAATGGGCAGAATTGATTTGGAATAATTTCCCAGATAACATTCTTTATTTTGGGccaagagaaacaaaagaagGCAGTTTGGTTCAATTAGAAAATGAACTGAGAGATGGTGGCCTGtgaataagagaaaaatactgaTGCAGGACTGATGACAATTTGGGTTTTCCCTAGACTTGGATCAGTGTATGAAGTGTGCAGATCATCAGTACGCTAATGTGGAGCGAAACCAATGCCTCCAGAAAGCTGTGACCTTTCTTGGTTATGAAGACCCCTTGGGGAAGTCCCTGGCCTGCACAGCTCTGGGCTTCTCTGTCCTCACAGTGCTTGCTTTGGGCATCTTCGTGAAGCACCGAGACACTCCCATCGTCAAGGCCAATAACCGGGTTCTCAGCTACGTCCTCCTCATCTCCCTCACCTTCTGTTTTCTCTGCTCCTTACTCTTCATTGGACGTCCCAACACGGCCACCTGCATCCTCCAGCAGACTACATTTGGGATGGTGTTCACCGTGGCTGTCTCCACTGTCTTGGCCAAAACTATTACTGTGGTTCTGGCTTTCAAGATCACTGCTCCAGGGAGAAGAATTCGGCATTTGCTGGTGTCAGGGGCGCCTAACGCTGTCATTCCCATCTGCTCCCTCATCCAACTGACCCTTTGTGGAATATGGCTGGGGACCTCTCCTCCTTTCATCGACACAGATGTACACGCTGAATATGCACACATCATCATTGTGTGCAACAAGGGCTCAGCCACTGCCTTCTACTGTGTCCTGGGATAcctgggctccttggccctgGGCAGCTTTACTGTAGCTTTCCTAGCCAGGAACCTGCCCGACACATTCAATGAGGCCAAGTTCCTGACATTCAGTATGGTGGTTTTCTGTAGCGTCTGGGTCACCTTCCTCCCTGTCTATCACAGCACCAAGGGGAAGGTCATGGTGGCTGTGGAGGtcttctccatcttggcctccagtgCAGGGCTCCTAGGCTGCATCTTTGCCCCGAAGTGCTACGTTATTTTGTTGAGACCCGATAGGAACTCTCTGCATGGGTTTAGGGAtaaagtgcatcctgggagtaatAAGCCCTCTTAAGTCATAACTCATGAGTTTCCGAAAACAAATAGAGGGTCTGAAGACAAAGCTCTGTCACTACTGCATTCAGGTATTAAATGACAATATGGAACTGACTGCAATGTACAAGTGACTTGTGCTTTTTTCTCTAATACTATTTGCATTAATGAAAACACCACCCATCACCTTTTCAACTTTGAATTAAATATGGATTTTCTGTTGTtcccaattttttttgacaggcagagtggacggtgagagagagagagacagagacagg
This DNA window, taken from Lepus europaeus isolate LE1 chromosome 12, mLepTim1.pri, whole genome shotgun sequence, encodes the following:
- the LOC133771053 gene encoding vomeronasal type-2 receptor 116-like, translating into MFTSKSSVYKDGDAVIGGFFPLHTFITDSDINKPTETIYTQLKTKNYQYVLALVFAIEEINRNPYLLPNMSLGFDLYNVPYTQWMTLKSSLIWLTGLNKYVPNYTCRRQSKSVAALTGTSWATCAQIATLLGLYKFPQLTFGPFDPILSDNSQSLSLYQMAPKDTSLALGMISLILHFSWTWVGLVISDDHDGIQFLSDVTEAMERNRVCVAFLEMVPVTTVSYFTKAWSYHRQIRQSSADVVIIYGDADFLLGFTISIDQDSIIWKVWITTSQWVINTEKNNFLLDTFHGTLIFSHHHEEISGFKNFIETATPSKYPEDFYLAELWNSSFNCSISESHYETLETCPLNASLAWLPRNIMDMSMTDGSYNVYNAVYAVAQTLHEMMLQQVEMQPMWNVQGLTFAPWQLHPFLKNIQFNNPAGDQVNMDQKRKLDAEYDILNFWNFPEGLGYKVKVGHFSPYLPKDCQLSLTKDMIEWATGITQIPHSVCSESCNPGFRKSPQEGKASCCFDCTPCPENEISNDTADLDQCMKCADHQYANVERNQCLQKAVTFLGYEDPLGKSLACTALGFSVLTVLALGIFVKHRDTPIVKANNRVLSYVLLISLTFCFLCSLLFIGRPNTATCILQQTTFGMVFTVAVSTVLAKTITVVLAFKITAPGRRIRHLLVSGAPNAVIPICSLIQLTLCGIWLGTSPPFIDTDVHAEYAHIIIVCNKGSATAFYCVLGYLGSLALGSFTVAFLARNLPDTFNEAKFLTFSMVVFCSVWVTFLPVYHSTKGKVMVAVEVFSILASSAGLLGCIFAPKCYVILLRPDRNSLHGFRDKVHPGSNKPS